The Candidatus Methylomirabilis tolerans region TCTGCCGCTCCATGATTTCACCAAGTCGCTGGCTCGGGTCGGCCAGGATCAGCTCTCGAAGACTCAGCACCCCTAGGAGCCGATCCAGGTCGTCCGTCACGTAGATGTAATAGATCGTCTCGGCCTCTGCGCTCTCAGTAGAGCGGAGCCGACCAATCGCGTCAACCATGGTGAGGTCAGCCGGCAGAGTAAACACCTCGGTGGTCATCAGCCCGCCGGCAGTGTCTTCCTCGTGCGTGAGCAGCTCGACGACCTCCTGGGCCTCCTCTTCCTCCATGGTCTCCAGAAGTTCCTGAGCCTTTTCCTCCGGCAGGTCACTCAGGATATCTGCCGCCTCATCGGGCTCCATCCGTTCCAGGATGTCGGCAGCCTGCTCGCTCTCCATCATCTGGACCATCGAGCTCTGGACCTCCGGCTCCGTCTCGGTCAACGTCTCAGCGGCGGTCTCTTCGTCTAATGATGCCAGCACAGTCGCACGTTCACTCGGGCTCAGCTCCTCGATGATGTCGGCGATGTCGGCCGGATGGAGTTTCGCAAGCTTGGCATAGGCTGCGCGTCGCTTGGTCTTGGTCAGCTCGGTCTCGACCGGTTCGACCACTTCCCAGGCAATCGTCTCTCGTTCCAACCGGATGTCGAACAGGCGCGCGATCCGTTCCGCCCTTGCCTCGGAGCCGAGATGCCTGAGCAGGCCACGCAGACCGGCCTCCACGGCCACAAGCTGCAGCCGCCCTTCCGTCTCCTGAAATTCAAGGTCGTTGACCCGGATCACTTTATGGCGCTTGGTGTCCACCACCTTCCGGTCCAGAAGGGTTTGCGCCAACTCCATCTCCTCAGGCCGCAACGGAACCGCCTGAAGCGCCTCGCCCGCTTGACCCAGATGAATCGCTGGCGGCTCCCGCTCTATGCGCGTCACGGTCTCCCACGACAAAATCAGCTCTTCCTTCTCAGATGTCAGGACCACGAGCTTGGTCACCGGGGGCAGGATCCCCAACGGCAAGATAATCAGGTCCCGAAGGTGACCCACGAGCCGCCCCTCGGCATCGAGGACCGGACAGCGTCGCAATGTGGAAAAAAGGAGAGGCATGGTCTGCATACGGTTTCCTTCTTGTTCTTCTAGTATGAACAGAACTTATTGTCAACCGTATTTCTATCCGTGATTCGGTATCCCAATGATGTCAAGGAAAGCCTTTGCGGAGATGTTATGACCCGGTCAGGAAGGTAGAACCGGTAAGGTATTGTAAGGGGTGTGATCGATCTCCCTCTCAATTGACGGGCTCCACGTGAGGGCAGGCGCAGCTTCGATGGCGGAGCAGCGATTGGACGGTTACGCTACCCCATCGATCACAACAATGTTGGTCGTCGCGCTCTGCCGGCGTAGGCCTCTTGCCTCACGATACTCCGGAGACTCCAGCCACTGC contains the following coding sequences:
- a CDS encoding CBS domain-containing protein; its protein translation is MQTMPLLFSTLRRCPVLDAEGRLVGHLRDLIILPLGILPPVTKLVVLTSEKEELILSWETVTRIEREPPAIHLGQAGEALQAVPLRPEEMELAQTLLDRKVVDTKRHKVIRVNDLEFQETEGRLQLVAVEAGLRGLLRHLGSEARAERIARLFDIRLERETIAWEVVEPVETELTKTKRRAAYAKLAKLHPADIADIIEELSPSERATVLASLDEETAAETLTETEPEVQSSMVQMMESEQAADILERMEPDEAADILSDLPEEKAQELLETMEEEEAQEVVELLTHEEDTAGGLMTTEVFTLPADLTMVDAIGRLRSTESAEAETIYYIYVTDDLDRLLGVLSLRELILADPSQRLGEIMERQIISVRPETGLREVTETFTKYNLMALPVVDEGGELRGIITVDDVLNLLLPMIWKQRAAKKYI